The Anas platyrhynchos isolate ZD024472 breed Pekin duck chromosome 10, IASCAAS_PekinDuck_T2T, whole genome shotgun sequence genome segment ACACAACTAAAATTCtggcaaatcatttttttcataataaagtacttttccaattaaaatgtatttgtaagAGATATTAGCCATTTTAAGGTCTGTCTTACCTATGCTATAGAACCCAGCTTCAGCAAGTTGTTCTTTGTTAACAGGGTATATCCAATTTAAAAAGGTTTGTATCCGTCTTTCATATTCTGCCATGGATGGATTCCTTGGATGCTGTTCATCGTTTAGACCATTTCTTCCCAGCTCAGCAGGAATAGATTCACTTGGAACATTTCCAACATCCCGGCCCAGAACAAAATAGCATCTGGGATAGTGCCTCTTGTGTTCTGACCATGCTCTGTCACTAGGttcccagtttttcagttttccaccACAACAAAAACATGCCACTTGATCACCAACACCTGTGTAATAGAGTCCAGCACTAGCCAATTCCTTTGGTGCCAACAGGCCATAGGAGGGCCAGTTGTGAAAAGACTTTAACCTTGCCTCTTCACTGCACATAGCAGGGTTTTTAGGATACAAAATATCCGACATATCCACAACCTGCCTAGTTCTCAACAGGTAGTCTGCCTCCAGTTCAGGCGAGTCATCCAAAGCAGGCAAGAGCACCGAAttgctgctgccattttcagctCTATGCTGGTAGTTCTGGGCAAGAGGACGCAGATCATTCTCCAAAAAAGTAGACTCGGTAATAAATTTGCAGTTTGGGGAAAGGTTTTTGTGTCTCTCAACTGCCGAATCCCCAGGCTGCCATCCTTCTATAGTCACGTGGCAACTGAAGCACTTCACTTTACAGCCTTCGCCGGTATAAACAAAGCCAGCTTGTGCCAGAGCTGATGCTGAAACCAGACAATCAAGTGGAAATTCAGCAAAGCTTTCTAGTCGGTGGTGTTCTTGGGCCCAGTCCTGGTCATAgtcagtgcctggagtggcatgAGGCTCAGAGTTACCTGGGCCATTACACGTCATTTCTTCATGTGCAGGGTTCCTCTTTCAGATTTCCTAAATGAAGCACACAGACGTTAATTTCAGACAGAAGAATCCATGGTACATATTTGCAAGCCTGGAAAGAGGCTAAATTAAACTAGCTATCCTTTAAATATACAAAGAATGCCTCTTCCTGTTCCCCCCACCTCACCCTTGCCTGctaaaccaaaaataaaactaaagcCAGGAAGATCATAAAGTTTTACAGGAATGAATCATAAAACCTGACCAATAAAAATTTGTCTAGAATGTATTCGAGTTTATGCatttataaatttaaaacaatgttctttaaaaaaaaaaaaaagaaaaaaaacattttaagaatgaaattaatttaaatatttaacaaaggCTCTGGGCAAAAACTCTGCCAAAAAACTTCCAAACCCAAAATATGAAGTTACTGAATGTGATGTAGTAAATCAAAGCCAGACATGCAAGATTTTACAGTCCAGTTTCGCAGCACAACTATCTTTGTTTCCCCCGTACTAATGTCACAACCACCTGTCCATTACAGATTGGCATCAACTGGTAAATCCatcatcagaaagaaaaaaaaataaccactgGACTTCCATTTATGTTTTCAAGACATACTTCTCAGTTTTCCTTTTAGTAAAATATCTGAGTAAATTAATTCAGATGTTTCACTGGCCACTTATTAACATGCTTTGCTGTCCTTTCAGCTCAGTTTCTTGCCCTACACAGGGTTAGTGCTGGTGCCCAGCACACTGCTTCTTTTTGTGTCTGGCCAGCAGAAGCACAAGAGGTTCCTGTATCTCTGCCACCACCCCAACTTTTgccttccctgccctccccaaGGGAACCAGCCTCTCTCCCTACCACTGGTCCCACTCCTACCTCTGCCTATGCTTTTCTTGTGTGAGCACCCCGGGCCCCTCTGTACCAGGTGGCTGCTAAAAGCGCTCAGACGAGTCCCTTCTGGATGAGAGAACGCAACTCCACGTACGAAGCCCAAGCAATCACAACCTACTTAATCCGTCTTGGGATGAAGGAGTACAGTCAATATTTATCTCTTGTCCTAACAAGTGCAGTGATACGATTATTTAGAAAACCTCATGTAAAACACAGGCTACGGTTGACAGATAACTCAAGCTTACTCCTTTGCTAAGCGGTAAATTGAATTACTACAAGAGCGCTCAAACTTCATAGCACAAGGCAGTAGTTCGGCAATTAgcaggaaaaaatggaagaacaaaatgtatttatttaaccaAGTGCCATTCTCTACATGAGTCCTGTAATATATCCTATTTCCCATCCACAGCTTTACAAGGCAGGCCATCATGCAAGAATTTAACACTCATAGGGCTGCTATGGAGcacaggtattttttttattttcctggtcaGTCTCAATCAGTTTGTCAGCAGTGGTTGGGAAACAGAACTACACTGCACTTATTATTCTGAAAAGAAGGTTCATTGAATGGAaggaaatttcatttatttctgataCATTGCTCTTCAAAACCGTATATATGGTGATTAGAAGCAGTACTGCTCATATAAAGAGCTCAAACAGTGTAAATCATGAGGCAAAAATTATATAAAACCTTCTGTTAAAATTGAATTCAGGATTTGGGATCTTTAGGCTTGTGGACAAAAAGCCTCAAGGTTAAGAGCTTGCACTAATGTAAACAGCTGATATACAAAAAAACATACATGTTCCATGGTTCTTAATTAACTACACCATTCATAGCAATAACATAGCTAATTCATGACATTATCTTGTAGGTAGAAAGATACAAGATGTATCTAACAGCTAGGTCATCTGTGCTGCCCTCTCCTATTCTGCCAGGAATATTTGAGCTTATGTATGTTGGACAAGCTGATAGCTGTTTCGGCAAGGCAATGAAGTCCTTAAAGTTCAGCATCATGAAAACTGGTGaccaggaaagggaaaagatatCATCAGCAGCAAGACAAAGCCAATATATAGAAAATCACATTATGTTTGAGAACTATTACTTAAGTCTATCATTTCAAATAATAAAGAGCTTCACTGCAAAAGCCACGTAACAGAACAAAACATCTAAAGGATTTACATCCTGTCAAAATCTGATAGACAGAGACGCTTCAGAATGTGCTTGACCGGTCAATCCTGCTCAGGGAGaagcacaaaagaaaaggtGGGGTAAAGGGAAGAGGCTTGTTCAACCTCACTCATGCCAAAATGATTGCATAGAGGATCAACAAAGTAGTAGGAGGATGAGAGAAAATACTACTCTGAAGTTACAGAGAGAGTACACGACCTGCCACACCAAAGGCCTAGTTGACAGAACTGGGTAGACCTTCAGAACAGATGACAAGGACTTGAGAAAGAAACCACCCAGCCCAATCACACTCCAGAGGACACAAATACATTCCCGAGAGAGACAAAGAAGTTAGAATACAGGTAAGTATTACACGAGCACAGGGAGGCGTTCCATGTAAGCATTCCACATTAAAACTTCTCTAGTACGCACTGGCAAACAGCTTCATCTTCCACAGGGGACGATCCCACTTACGTTGGAGAGGACCCTGAAACCTACcaactgtaatgaaaaattcagGTGCTACATTAATTTAGCTGGTTTTCCTCTGTAAGACCCTTAAGCTCAAGGAAGTGGTAAATCTTCAAGGTCATGTAAGCAGTTTTATCCTCATTTCGAGGAGTgctgccaggcacagagcacaGTGAGACAGAACAACCCTTTTCAGTCCAAGTCAGATGCAAACTTGGTGAATTGTAGTCCCTCAACTTACACAATATGAAGTCTGCAAAATACttaggaaaaatataattttacaaaGCTAGATGCTAATCCCAAAAATGCTTAAGGATATGTTTAACTTTATTTACTACCAGCCATCAAAGCCAAGAGATGCCTTTTATCtatgcttatttttattcctgtaaGCGCGTGCTGGACTTAGAGCACGGCCAGGAAACAAGTCACAGCTTTAGTTCTTCTCGCAGAGGATGTACTAATATTCGCAGTGccaaacacacacactgctTTGCTAGCAGCATCCACTGAACTCCATGAGGAAAAAACCTCTCATTACTCTACAACAGAAAATGACACATCTTATGGATAAAATAGtaccacatttattttaaacattccaAAAATATCCCTACCAATAATCTTTGCAATAAACCAACCACAAATTCTGAGGTCAATTCCTCTTTTAGCTGttccacaaaaataaacatggGACATGCCAAGTCACATTCAGTGGTCAAAGGACACTTCTCTTCCTCAAATGGCCACAAAGCCACCAGTGATTTGAAACAGCACTGAGAGATCACAGGTGAGCACAGAAGCAAAAGCCAAGCTAGTATCCAGCCCTGGCAATTCACACTAGAAGTGGTCCTGTCCCTGAAGCAGATCCTCTTACACACCTGGTGCACTCTACTCCGTCCATTCGCGACAAACTACTCCAAGTAAGCACCCACCTAACTTGTTATTGGTAGGATTTCATTAATACAAAGCAATAGGATGAGTTGGCATTGCAAAATTAGGGGTTCCTGCTCCGGTGTGGCTTGCCTGCAGGTGATAGCCACCTATGGGTACCTGTGCCcctgctggcagggagcagcctaCCCCCAGGTAGCCAAGTTCAGGGAACAGTGCCACGTTTCTTGGTCTGAACATTGTTCTGCAGCCTGACGTAAAGCACTGGGGTTCTCCATTATTTCCATCAGTTCCAGGGCTGTCTGGAATAAGCTGGGACCAGCCCACAGCAGGTCTGGACTGCCCCCTTGCCCGCAGTACCTCCACAGCTCTCTGCTTCTTGTGTTAGGCAAGAACATGTTTTACACCAGTAAGGTACATAAAGCAAATCAGAAACGGGCAAGCAATTATTACCTGTCCTTAGAAAAAATTGCCAGGAACACCCTCCATACTGTCAGCAGTTACTGCCATCAAAGACTTTAGCTCAATGCAACACCCTTCTTGAGAGCTTCATTTgctcaaagaaaagcatttgtttCAGACAGtctaaaaaaaagagaaacttgaACTAGAACAATGCTGAAAACATCTAAAAACCAGGAGGCCTTTATCTGCTCAAGAGCTTTGTTCTCAGTTCTCATTCCCCAACACCTGCAGTAACACCACCTATAGCTGTTGTACAGTCAGTGCAGATGTTTCAATTATATCTGTTTGTATAATACCAGATTTAGCAAGAAGAGGCAAAACCTTTTTCAAATTTCAGACAGGGTGGGGAAAATCACCGTGCATTGCAGGATCACCGCCTTGCTTGCCGAAATGACAAAGCTCATTAACCACTAAGTAGGGTGAGAAAATGTGACGTTGGAGAGCTGGCATGCTTGCTTTGTGCAGCCACGGAGACGTGACTGGTTCCGAGCACCAACTCGAATTATTTCTTAAAGGCAGTTTGTAACTAGTGTAGTAACACCTGACGTTACACTGAATCATACTGTGCTTCTCTGCTTTAGCTAGCAAATTCAGAAGTAGCTATTGAATAAATTGCATTGACTGACCTAGAAATCTGACCTATATGTTTGTTTGGACTTCCAAAGGGCAAAAATCAGTAATTACATGTAGTAATATGAGAATGGTCATGATACACACTACTAATAAAGAAACCTACTTTTATAATAACAAGTTTAAAGGTTcgtgtttatttccttttaaaaatcttttttttgaaatcttctaGGACTGTTTCTGTAAAGATCTCAAATGACCTTAAGGGACTCTCATCTTTATTACTACACTGTGTTCATACAACGATTTGTAGTACCCAAACAGCCCAAGCTGCACACTCTTTTTCTTATCTTCATGCCTACAAGACTTCCCATAAGGTGGCAAACAAAGCCTACTCATGCCCTCCACAGATTCCTTCTCAAAATCAATCTTGAAAAGACAAACACATGTGCTTTCCATGTATGAATAGCAGCCTTTCTTTTTACTTAACTTACATAAAAAACAGctcagaaacaataaaaaaaaacacaaaacacgaCTCTTACCCTATAAaaatttttacataaaaaattGCATACATACTTTAAAACCAGAACAGAGCTTCTCCATCTCTTTTGGATCTGTTGATACAAACTGAGGCAAATCACAATGTGCTGTCATTCTCTGTCATTCGCCCATTCTCACTTTAGCAAAAGGGGAGGAGACAGACAGAGGCTCAAGTCTGACATCTCAAGAATTTACTGGAGACATGAAGATCCCCCTTGGTTCCTTCTTCTTTGTTCCTTATGTCAGATGGGTGACCTCACACTACTATGATGAGTAGGACATGGGAAGTTAAAAAATAGTTAAGAGACACAATTTCCTGTGCCTCCATTTCTCATAAGCTACCAACATGTTCTAAGCAGCACATCAGAGGTTATACTAGTAGAATTTGAAGAACTGATGTTTTATCACAACTCATCTGaaaatttttcattcttaaaaaataGAAGTCTAGTATATCATATGACTAGTatagtatattatatatagtatataatgtCTAGTatagtatattatatatagtatataaaaaTAGAAGTCTAGTATATTCATATGcatggataaaaataaaaaatacaaagtgCATTAGGTTTGAACTTCATTACGACATGCATGCACTGCTCACGCtaagttgttattttttattagctACATGTGGTACTTTACCAAAGCAATCAGAGCAAATACTGTATCTTGAGTGAGGCCCGACTTCTTCAGTACCCTCTGATTCATGCTTATGCTTCATAGGCGAGCCTGGGTCCTGCAGTCCATCTCTGGACTTTCAATGAACCTCAACCCCCTGCCCTCAACCCCATCAGAAAATTAAAGACACCtcatttacatatatatttaataagatGGAAGTTCTGAAAATTTTGATTTCAAGTAATTGgcaaacatgtattttttagAGAACTCCTTTTAAGGAAGGTTTCTTTTTCAGGATGTTTATAAGcacattttctcctcttctcctgaAATAACATCACCTTTAAAAAATATGGGTTATAGAACTCAAAACATCATGTAGGTGGTACATCTCATATGTGACAGACTCTCCTTGCAGAAATAACAGCATGAGCTTTGAACTATTATATAAAttggcttttatttgttttatttcacttaCTCTGTTGATCCTCTTGGTGCTTCCTGGAAAGCTGTGTGTTTGAATTAGATTTAAGGAATTGAGAAGGAAACACATGCAAAGAGGGAAGCAAGAAGATCAAAGACTAAACTGAAAAAGTAGATGTTGCAATGGAGATTATATTCACTTAACTGAGATGTTCTTTTCCAGCTTTATCACTTCAGCTGTGAGTACATTTAATTAACCATAAATGgtaagcaaaaccaaacaaacagaactaCCTCAAATTCTGCGCCACCCTCTACCGCGATGGAAATCACAGGACAAGGCTTTTCAGGCTGGTAACAACGCCATCTGAAGCAGTAGAAAAACTCCTCTATATACTATGCTGAAGGTTATAACAATCAAGGTAAAATGACTAGAAATAAACGTTAGGGCAAAACCAATAAACGTATATATAATGAATTTATTATTTAGAATGTTGAAATTAATGACTCTGTTCTTTCAAACACTGTTTTCTAGAGTGCTGTGAGTACTTCaatatttatttaccttttttaaCATAAGAAGTAAAGTCATGTCCTCAACATGGGGAGAATCACAATATTTGTCCACCACATTTGGGTTCTCTAGAGATAAGCAACCTCTCTTGATCCCCATGACCCAAACAGTGTTAAAAGCACATGCTGAAAGAACAGTTAGCACTCAGAGAAGGTCCAGTTGTCATATATGAAACAATTGCTTCAAATCCTATCAGCTGCATTGCACCACTTTGAGCTCCCGGAGCAAAAAGAGGCAGCCACTGTGCTCAAAGCCTCCCAAAGGACACCTCAATCCAGCAAGGCCAAAAGCAGGACAAGCCCTCCGCAGGTATCGGCTAGCCTGAACAATGCTCCATCCACGTCATGGAGCCCTTTCCATTTGACATCCCCTCTAAACATCACCATTTGACATCTCTCAGGACAGTTTTATCTAACAGAAAACTACATTAATGTATTATTCTGTGGACGTACTGCTTTAAATACAGCAGTACTACTCGAAATACAAcattaattatttctgtttcaaacaCCTGTTAAAATCAACTGCTCAAAGCATAAAATTACAACTAGActgttgcttaaaaataatatttctacaCGGGTCTTGTAACAGCTGCCTTATATATTACATGGAACAATGATTATAAACAAAAACTTGCTACATACAACTCAAAACTAttaactgcaaaagaaaaaaagaaattttcaaacaGTTTCTGGCTGAGAAACGTAAATTAAGCAAGTAGCCAACTAGCATGCATACATAAAACTTTACAACATATACCAGCTGTAGATTGAAGTTCAGAGAGGAAGTTATTTAAGCCTCTTGACACGTATTTAATTAATTGCATATTAATTTTAAGTAGAAGATCCAGAAATTTTAAACTTAGTTTTCACTTATAAAGCCCAggagattttatatatatatatatgtatgtatgtatgtaagtaatatatatacacacacacacacatatataaactACTATTGAAGCATTATTGAAGCATTAAGTATCTTGCATGTGCAAGTAAACAAAGCCTATTTTAGCCTGAAAGCCTTCAAGTAGCTGAGCCAAGTTTAATATCTGCAGGTATTCGTCACATGACACCTTCCACTTTCAAGTTAAAGTACCATTTAATACAGTCCATTGATTAAGCTTCAGATGAAAAAGCACAGacaaaagtttaaaacaaagatACTACCTTATTCAAAATACAAAACTGCACACTTGGGCTTTGCAAGTCAAAGATTTTCAATTCAAGTTTAAGAACATGAACAGGTATGATTTTATGCAAGAATATGACACCACCACATCACCCAGGACCGCAATGCTTCAGAGAAGCACAGaacctgcttttctctttcactgTATTTTATCAGCCATGATTTCCATCCTTAATCCTGCAACGGATTGACATTACAAGGAGTTATTTTTAAGTCCTCTCCTTCCACATGGCAAGCACGGCTGTAACCTTCAGGTCAGAAATACACTTGCACAGCCTGGTGCTCCTTACCAAAGGGTATATTCAACACCCAGCTCCTACTACTTGACACACTCACTATGAGAGCGATGTTAGTGTTTATTGTTGACTGAAGTCTGAAATGTGAGAGTGGTGCACCAAGTAAATACCAGACAGGACACATCGTACCAGCTGACACACAGACTGTCCATGTGTCACTTCATGGAATTTCACTGTGTGCCTGCTCAGCTGCAATTAGATCAAGGAAGACACATGCTACTAACTTATACCTACAAGGCCTAATAacaaaggaaattttaaaagcctttaCAAACCTCAGCACATTCATATCTAAGTATTAAATAATTACTTATTAAATAATTACTATCTAGCCATTAAGTAAAATACTGCCTGGAGAAGGTTGtgggtttatttgtttttaaataaagaggGCATATCTACACTATGCTCTTTGATCTGGCACCAAATCCTGCATAAATGCATCAGCTCAGCTTACTGTGTTTGGTTCTCAAACCAGTCCTACTTAGCTTCCCGTCAAGGTTTAACACCGTAATAAGTCAGTCAGCCACTCAAGGTTACAGGAAGCAACTAGATCTTTCTAAGTCTGGACTCCAGTCACAAGGATTTTTACACTCTCCATCGATCTTAGAAACAAATATAACCAGGCCAATAGAAGCACACCATTTTGAGAAGGATTTTCACCAAGTATTTTTCTACATGAAGAAGTCACATGTGTACACAGCAGTACAATAAACAAGAAGAATGGATTCATGGCAGTGCTTTCAGTAGATGAGTGAGACAAATTTGCATTTGCCaaaggcactgaaaaaaaaacacatttgccaACTTGCAAAATAATGACTTGCGAAGAATTTTAGCTCTGTGTATAAGAAAAGAGTAAATATCAGCCGCTGTAGAAAATACTGGCATGTTGCGGCCTAAGCATGAGGTCTTACAGAGGCATCAGAAGTAGTCAAACATAAGACATAACCACCTAGAGCTGTTAATGATTGTAccaaagaagatgaaggaatGAAGGTCTGGAAACCTAACTAGTGCATACTACACAGTGAAGTGCAAGAGAGGTGCTGGCATCTTTAGTTTGGGAAACCTATCCAAAGCAGAAATTTGGATCCGACATTTGCTGCCCCTGAAATGCATTGCCTACAGATGACAGTACCTAAAAATAAGGTAGGTtatgagaaggggaaaaaaaaaatcacagaaaaaaaccTCCTACCAAAACCCAAACCTCAAGCATACTGAGCGTGAGACGGAGAGACTATGGGTAAAAGTAGAAAAGGGCTAATACCAAGAGCAAAAAACTCCAAATAATCctccagcaaaacaaaagaatattaaaaaggaagaagcaaTCCTGACTGTCTCAAATTTCTCTGGCATTTTCAGTTGGATGAAAGTTTATATGTGGCATAAGCATGAACATTATGAAATATTGTTCAAGAAATGCTCTTGTAAATCCTATCCAAGTCTATACATGATACAGCTATCAATTTTTAATTACAAGGTCACTTAGAATTGTACCATTTCAGCTTAATGAGATTCTGTTAAGTGTTCTTCCCAGGCAAACCATAAGGAAATaataaattcagcatttttGGATTTTCTCCCTACTGGAAAACTAGTCTGTTAGTCTTTCTATCTTGTTTCCACAAGCCCTAATGACAACTTcattttcctaaatattttacCATTCCCCCTCTTGTAAAGGGCTTCTTCCACAAATCAATGTGACAACAACTCCAGTTTTTGTAATAGGACAAAACTGTTAcatagagaaaacaaaaactattttttcaaaatattctttttatattgTATATACACTTTAGAAGTAAAATTGATGGGATATAAAATCtacattttatataatttttgttttaatttcacaaCATTTAGCTCGTTAACTGCTGTATTATTCACAGAAATTTGATTCAGCTACAAGTTCTGCACCAGGAAATTGCAACTAAACTTCCAGAATCTTCCCCTTTAATAGAGAAGAGCTTGGCAGTTGTATTTGATACAAACTGAAACTACTTTAATCTATGAAACCAACACCAACAATTAGGGGgctggcttgttttttttttttttttttttttaaatgaatcttCCCTAAATCAATACAATGACCATTAGCAGCCTCCAAGTTGTGTCAGAAAAGGTGCAGTCCTCTTCAAACATACCCTAAGAGTCCTCAAGGAAAAGGATATACATACCTGAGCCACATCAGAGCAACTTTAGGAAGCAAATAAGCAAGCTGTGCAGTTTTGTCCCCATGCAGTTCCAGCCCTCTTAAGAGTGGAAATGACAAGCTGCTTTTGTCAACTTAGAAGCAGCTGAgttaaatacagagaaaaaaaaaataagtctggGATTATAAAGTGTGTTAGTATAGAAACGTAACCTCTGAAAGCTGAGCTACTGCTCTTTTGGTTAAGAAACCAAATTATCCAGTCAACAGgaatacagtaaataaatatggaagAGCATAAACTTCCAAGCAGAAACTGCAgtgccctgggacagatgcagCTCCCTTCTTGAGCATGATCTGTGCTCCAGGTTGCAGCATCACAAGCTTTTACTGCTTTGCTACAAATCATTTAAACTCATAATTgaaggaaaagactgaaaaaagagAGCAGCTTTCATCAAGGAGGCGTATTAAGATGTGACTTTAGCTGAAATAACGTGATTAATGCCACAGCAAACCCGCTGAATCTTCCAGATCATAAGGAAACAAAGTGTAGCAGGAGGGAAGTGCAGTGAGCCTGGGACCTCCTACAgcacaggagggcaggcagcTCGGGCTTAGGCTCACAGACCAACAGCATCACGATTCTTCCTGGCATCAGCAGTGGAAACGGTTCACCATTACTGCATGCGGAGCTGTACACACATATGTGCATACACTCACACAGCCCTCATCCTCTAAGTTGGAATCTCTCTCAAATTATCCTCTGTACTTTCATGTGAGGTTTGTTAGGAAGGTGGGATGACTTGGGGATTCATTCTAATACCATACCAAAAGTGAAATATGAAAATTGCACCTGTTGAAAACACTCAGCTTACCATTGTATTTAACAAAAAACTGTTAAGTTTCCACAGACAGGGAAGGACTGTGGACTACAAGATACGTGCCACTTCATTTTACACTTTATGTAACAGAAATAACACTGCTTGCTGAGGATGGCTTCTCAACTTCGGGAAAAGATCCCATCAAGCAGGTTTTAAAATAGAACCTGCTCTCTAGTAAAGAAGATTTTTGGATAGACATCAAGTCCAAAATTAACACAGGAGGCACACAAGTTCTCTTGTAACAATCTTCAGTTGTACTCATACAGTATCACAATTCCCATTCCTATAAAAGGAAGTGTTCCCAAAATTAGCTGTGCAGAAACTCATCCCATGAACTGAGCTTCTGTCCCTTCCTCTCCCACtcagaagcacagcagcacacGGAGGGGGCAAACTTCTGATTGCTGGTATCAACTCAATAACCAATCAAGGATAGAAAAGGCAATAATAAATATTCTGTAGCATAGTTTGGGCTGTTCAAAATCATCAGCAACTAGTCCTAAGGATTCCTAGCCCTGAAGGACAACCCAGTTCAGGTTTTGTGATGTCTCCTTCAGTCTTCACATACCTTCAGCCTTCCTGCACAACTACATATTTGAAccagagggggagaaaaatctGCTTCTGGAGCCTGACTTCCAACAGTCACATTTGGAGTATGCCGGCTTACAACTCCCCAGGACAGACCACTTGttagacaaaataaaaagctgcagGAGACTGTTAACTCctgatacaaaaaaataaaatggaaatggtACAATACATACAATAGCATCCCCCTATGAAATTAGTACCCAATCATCAATCAAGTTTAGGAATACATTAATCAAAGCAGATACTAGTTGCACCTCTACTACGTACCAATCTTTACAACAAATTCCAATATTTACATTCTTGCTGCTAGAAATACAAAGGttaaaaattttcctttctatATAACCTTCAGCATAGTTTAAGGAGGCTATGATTCAAATAAATCATTTCACAATTACATGTTTTGGGCAAGAAATCcaagttaaaatacattttaaaattgagaGAATCAAAGGTAAGGGAAAGTGTGAAATGCAGATGTTTTGCTGAAAGTAGCAAGGGTTATAAGACTGTGGAAACTCCAAAAGATGCaaagaagataaaacaaaatcctggaaataaaaattagaggacagcaaaaagaagaaagcctgtaagcaagcaaaaaaagatCTAATGAtccagccttctcttctccctcagAGAGTTCTGCATCAGACTAGAAACTGGATTTTCTGAAACTCttcagctccctgcagctgccttGCCCACCCGGGCAGGACTGCATCAGGCACAGAATTGCTATCATGGGTACGCAGAGGCCTGCAACAAAATCCATCTTTGTAATTCAGAAACTTAGATATGAACACacattttttaactgttttgatAACAAATGCAAGTCTGCCTCATATCAGCTGGAGCAGtcaaaaagaaaccaaga includes the following:
- the XIAP gene encoding E3 ubiquitin-protein ligase XIAP isoform X2 — its product is MTCNGPGNSEPHATPGTDYDQDWAQEHHRLESFAEFPLDCLVSASALAQAGFVYTGEGCKVKCFSCHVTIEGWQPGDSAVERHKNLSPNCKFITESTFLENDLRPLAQNYQHRAENGSSNSVLLPALDDSPELEADYLLRTRQVVDMSDILYPKNPAMCSEEARLKSFHNWPSYGLLAPKELASAGLYYTGVGDQVACFCCGGKLKNWEPSDRAWSEHKRHYPRCYFVLGRDVGNVPSESIPAELGRNGLNDEQHPRNPSMAEYERRIQTFLNWIYPVNKEQLAEAGFYSIGNGDHVVCFHCGGGLQEWKENEDPWDQHAKWFPGCRFVREEKGLEFINNVHLGGGCRDSTIEAAEVTVLPKDLSMEEKLRRLQEEKLCKICMAKDISVVLIPCGHLVACKECAEAVNVCPLCCTNILKRQKIFMY
- the XIAP gene encoding E3 ubiquitin-protein ligase XIAP isoform X1: MTCNGPGNSEPHATPGTDYDQDWAQEHHRLESFAEFPLDCLVSASALAQAGFVYTGEGCKVKCFSCHVTIEGWQPGDSAVERHKNLSPNCKFITESTFLENDLRPLAQNYQHRAENGSSNSVLLPALDDSPELEADYLLRTRQVVDMSDILYPKNPAMCSEEARLKSFHNWPSYGLLAPKELASAGLYYTGVGDQVACFCCGGKLKNWEPSDRAWSEHKRHYPRCYFVLGRDVGNVPSESIPAELGRNGLNDEQHPRNPSMAEYERRIQTFLNWIYPVNKEQLAEAGFYSIGNGDHVVCFHCGGGLQEWKENEDPWDQHAKWFPGCRFVREEKGLEFINNVHLGGGCRDSTIEAAEVTVLPKDDHLQNHLVQNAIHMGFSLSEIKSIMQKKLQMSGASYTSVEDLVADLISAQKENLKEETPNENPLEQDLSMEEKLRRLQEEKLCKICMAKDISVVLIPCGHLVACKECAEAVNVCPLCCTNILKRQKIFMY